TCCAGAGCTTCGACACCGTGGTGGGCAGCGGCAGTTGGGCCACCGACACGGTACCGGCGAACCTGTTCCAGGACGGGGTGAAGTACCGCTGGGCGGCCCAGGCCAGGGACGGCATCGCGCAGTCCGCGACCACCACCCAGTGCGGCTTCACCGTCGACCGCTCCGCGCCGACCGCCGTGGGCGTCGCCCCGGCCGACGGCAAGCGGATCGACGTCGCCGAGGTGCCCGCGCGGGTCGCCCGCACGCTGCGGCTGACCGCCTCCGACAGCAACCTGGCGGGCTTCTGCTGGACGCTGGAGCAGCCCGTGTCGGTCTCCAACACCCGCTGCCAGAACGGCACCTGGGCGGACGCGGTGAACGGCGCGGCGAACGTCACGGTGACCCCCACCTCCTGGCCGAACGCCCGGCTGCACGTGGTGGCCTACGACAAGGCCGGCAACCGGAGCTCCGACCCGGCCGACGGCGTGCAGCTGATCGCCACCCGGCCCGCCGACTTCGTCCGGCCCGCGAGCGCCACCACCACCCCGGCCGGCCACGACCTGCCCGGCGACCTCAACGGTGACGGCTACCCGGACGTGGTGGCCGTCTCCCCGCAGGGCGTGCTGCGGCTGTACCCGGGCACCGGCAGCGGCGTCGCGGGCACCCCCGTCGACCTGGGCGGCGGCTGGGCGGGCGCGCTGGTCACCCACCGGGGCGACCTGGCGGGCAACCGCGCCACCACCGCCGACGTCGACGGCTACGAGGACTACGTGGTGCGCGGCGCGTCCGGCCCCGACGCCGGGAAGCTGTTCGTCTACCCGAACGACGGCCTCGGCCGGCCCAACCCGGCCGCCCGCCGCCAGCTCGTCCACCCCACCGCCGCCGACTGGTCCGCCACCACGCAGGTGCTCGCCACCGGCGACCTGGACGGCAGGCCCGGCAACGACCTGCTGACCGTGGAGGGCGGCCGGCTCTACCTGTACAGCGGCCGGACCAAGGCCGGCGGCACGACCGACACCACCGCCCCGTTCGACCTGGCCGGGCGCACCGAGCTCGGCGCGGGCACCGACTGGTCCGCCGTCACCCTGGCCGCCCCCGGCGACCTGAACGGCGACGGCACCGCCGACCTGGTCGCCCGCGACAACCGCACCGGCGCGCTCACCCGCTACCCGGGCAGGGGCGGCGGCGCCACCGCGTACACCCTGGGCGCGGGCACCCCGTACGGCTCCCCGGTCGCCGGGCGGGCCGGGCTGCTCTCGCTCGGCAACATCCAGTCCGCCGTCACCACCGAGACGGAGTGGTACGACGCCAACGACAACGGCGTCGAGGAGCCGGGCGAGCGGGTCCCCTACCGGCGCTCCACCCCGGCCGCCGGCCAGGGCGCGCCCGATCTGCTGGTCGCCACTCCGGCGGGCGGCACCGTCACGTACACCGAGGACGGCAGCACCGCGAAGAGCGCCGGCTGCCCCGGCGGCTGCCTGCTCGCGTACTCCGCCGACACCTCGGGCCCAGGCGCGCTGCCCCGGCTGGCCGGCGGCGGCAGCTGGGGCGGCGAGTGGCTGGAGGGCCCGTCCGCGCTCGGCGACCGGCTGATGCGCGACCGCACCGACTACGACCGGGACGGCTGGACCGACCTGCTCGCCCGCGACTCCGCCGGCGCCCTGTGGGTCTACCCCGGCAGCGGCGGCAGCGGCGTCGGCACCTACGGCACCCGCAAGCTGGTGTGCAGCGGTTGCGGCGGCTACCCCGTCGTCCGGGCCACCGACCTGGACGGGGACCGCACCGCCGACCTGGTGATGCGCGACGGCGGCGGCACGCTCAGCCTGTGGCGCGGCAACGGCACCCCCGGGGACGGCACCAACTGGGTCGGCCCGACCAGGATCGGCGTGGGCTGGAACGGGCTCTCCCAGCTCGACTTCGCCGACCTGAACGGCGACGGGAAGGTCGACGCGGTCGGCACCGACGCCAACGGCGACCTGTGGCTCTACCCCGGCACCGGCCGGAGCACGGCCGACGGCCAGCTCGGCTCCCCCGTCAAGATCGGCACCGGGTGGGGCGGCCGGGACGTCCTGCTCGGCGACGTGGACGACGACGGGCGCACCGACGTGCTCGCCGTCGTCCAGGGCACGGGCGAGATGTACGCCTACCGCAACACCGGCGGCAGCGGTCTCCAACTGCTGGGCGACGCCACGCTGGTCGGCACCGGCTGGTGGCCGGGCGTGCACCGGCCGCAGCTCGGCGACGTCAACAACGACGGGCTCACGGACATCCTCGACCGCGACTCCGACGGCAACCTCTGGCTCTACCCGGGCACCGGGCGGACCGGCACCTCGGCGTTCGGCGACCGCAGCCTGCTCGGCTGGGGCTGGCAGGGCTACGAGACGTACCTGTAGTGCGGGACGCGTGTCCGGGGCCGGGGCGGAGGCAGGTGGCTCCCGGCTCCCGGGCACGCGGCCTTCCGGGCCCTCAGACCACCCCCGCCTGGCGGGTCGCCTCCTCGAAGGCCCGGGCGGCGGGGGTGGTGCGGTAGGGGCTGAGGCGGCGGTGGAAGTCGCGGAGGTACTCGACGGTGCGCGCGGAGCGCATCTCGCCCGCGGCGCGCAGGGAGTCGGTGGCCATCGAGCAGGCTTCGTCGACGTCTCCCATGCCCAGTCTCGCGGAGGCGAGGACGAGGCGGCACAGGATGCGGCTGCGGGCGTAGGCGGGGGCGCGCAGGCGCAGCGACTTCTCGGCGTGCTGGGCGGCCGGGCGCCACTGCTGGAGGTCGCGGTAGCAGTGGGCGAACTCGTCGGCGAGCTGCGCGTCGTCGAAGTAGCGGGCCCAGGACGGGACTTCGTCGGCGCTGCGGGCGGTGGCGAGGGCGCGTTCGCAGCGGACCAGCGCGGTGGTGCAGGCCCGGACGTCGCCGGCCAGGGCGTGGCCGCGGGCCTCGGCGGCGTGCATGAGCGCCTGGACGACGGGGGCGGCGGCGGTGCCGACGCCCTGCTGGGCGACCCGGGCGAGCTGGATGGCCTCGCGGGCGTGGCCGAGGTGGACGGCCTGCTGGCTCATGGTGGTGAGGACGAAGCCGCCCAGGACGCGGTCGCCGGCGGCCTGGGAGAGCCGCAGGGCCTGGACGAAGTAGCGCTGGGCGAGGCCGTGCGCGGCGATGTCGAAGGAGGTCCAGCCGGCCAGCCGGGTGAGGTCGGAGACGGCGCCGAACAGGGCGCGTCCGATCTGTTCGCCGTACCGGCCGCGGAGCATGGGTTCGGCCTCGCTCTCCAGGTAGCGGACCAGGGCCTGCCGGGCGTGGCCGCCGCCGTAGGCGTGGTCGAGGGCGCGGAACAGGTCCCCGACGGCGCGGATGGCGGCGATGTCGCCGCGGCCGACCCGGACGGGCGGCCTGGTCTCCCGGTGCTCGGTGCCCGGTTCGGCGCCGGCGGCGTTCGCGGGGCGGCGCGGGCCCTGCGGGGGGACGCGGGCGCCCGGCGGGGAGCGCAGTTCCTCGGGGGTGAGGGTGGTGCCGTCGCGGGCGACGCGTTCGTCGGTGCGGCCGATCAGCCAGTCGCGGCTGGGGACGACGAGCCCGGCGGGGGTGAAGGCGATCTTGCGGAGTTCGGCGTAGGGGCCGTTGTCCTTGCGCCACATGGAGGCGACGATGTCGACGGCCTCCTGCGGGGTCTCGGCGAACTCCAGGCCGGCGTAGACCGGGGCGCAGGCGTCGAGGCCGACGTCCTGGGCGGTGAGGCGGCGGCCGAGGCGGCGGGTGAAGACCTCGGCGATCAGCGCGGGGGTCGCGCCGCGGGGCTGCTGGCCGCGCAGCCAGCGGGTGACGGAGGTCTTGTCGTAGCGCAGGTCGAGGCCGTGCTCCAGGCCGAGTTGGTCGACCCGGCGGGCGAGTCCGGCGTGCGAGAAGCCGGACTCCTCGATGAGCGCGGCGAGTTGGGGGTTCTGGGCGCGCCCGGCCGCGGGGGCCGGTGGTTCGGCCGGCTCGGCGGCGCGCGGAGGGGTCTCGGCCGCTCCGGTCGGGCGCGGGTCGAGCGGGTCGAGCGGTCGGTACGCGGGGCTGTCGATCACTGGCCGTTGGGGCATAGCAGTCCACACCTCTCAGGCACCGTTCCGGCCCCTCCTGCCCGGACGGCGCCCCCTGATCGGGAATCGGCGCGAATGTAGCGAGCATTGGGACGCTATGGGTGGATTCGGGCCACCCGTCCTCCGAACGGGTGAACCAGCCCCGCCCGTTGTGAGGAAGCGCGGGCGCCGCGTGTTTGAGTTCGAGAGCCGCTGCCCGCGCTCCGGGCGCATGGTGCCGGACACCACGGGAACCGGCACCGCTGTGGTGTCCGTCCACATCGTTGCGGGGCGCGCGGATTCCTACCGTTCTCGGCCATGGACACCACTTCTGCCCCGCCCGCCGACCGCCCGCTGCTCGGCCGCACCGCGCTGGTCACCGGGGCCGCCTCCGGCATCGGCCGGGCCTGCGCGGAGGCGTTCGCCGCGGCGGGCGCGCACGTGTACGTCGTCGACCTGGCCGCCGCCCCCGCCGAGGAGCTGGCGGCCGCGATCGGCGGGACCGCGCACGTCGCGGACCTGTCGGACCCGGACGCGGTGGAGGCGCTGCCGACGGACGCGGACATCGTGGTCAACAACGCGGGCCTGCAGCACGTCGCCCCGGTGCACGAGTTCCCGGTGGAGCGGTTCACCCTGATCCAGCGGGTCATGGTGGAGGCCCCGTTCCGGATCCTGCGCCGCACCCTGCCGCACATGTACGAGCGCGAGTGGGGCCGGGTGGTCAACATCTCCTCGGTGCACGGCCTGCGCGCCAGCGCCTTCAAGTCGGCGTACGTGACGGCCAAGCACGCCCTGGAGGGCCTGAGCAAGACCGTCGCCCTGGAGGGCGCCCCGTACGGGGTGACCAGCAACTGCGTGAACCCGGCGTACGTGCGCACCGCGCTGGTGGAGCAGCAGATCGCCGCGCAGGCGCTGGCGCACGGCATCCACGAGGACGAGGTGGTGGAGCGGATCATGCTCGACCGCACCGCCGTGAAGCGGCTGATCGAACCGGACGAGGTGGCGCAGCTGGCGGTGTGGCTGTGCTCGCCGGGCGCCTCGTACGTCACCGGCGCGAGCCTGCCGGTGGACGGCGGCTGGACCGCGCACTGAGACTCTCCTCCCACAACCCTCCTCACCTGCAAGGGAATCCCCCATGGCTGCCTCTCCCGACGCCGCGAGACCCGCCTCCCTGCCCAGGGTGGTCGCCGCCTCGCTGATCGGCACCACCATCGAGTGGTACGACTACTTCCTGTACGGATCGGCGGCGGCGCTGGTCTTCGGGCACGTGTTCTTCCCGAAGGCCGACCCGCTGACCGGCACCCTGCTGTCCTTCCTGACCTACGCGATCGGCTTCGCCGCCCGGCCGCTGGGCGCCCTGGTGTTCGGGCACTTCGGCGACCGGATCGGCCGCAAGAAGCTGCTGGTGCTGAGCCTGCTGCTGATGGGCGGCGCGACCACGCTGATCGGCTGCCTGCCGACCTACGACCAGGTCGGCGTCGCGGCGCCGGTGATGCTGACCGGCCTGCGGCTGGTGCAGGGCTTCGCGCTGGGCGGCGAGTGGGGCGGGGCGGTGCTGCTGGTCTCCGAGCACGGCGACCGCGGGCGGCGCGGCTTCTGGGCGTCCTGGCCGCAGGGCGGCGCCCCGGCCGGGAACCTGCTGGCCGCGGGCGTGCTGTCGCTGATGACGGCCGTCCAGTCGGACGCGGCGTTCCTGTCCTGGGGCTGGCGGGTGCCGTTCCTGCTCTCCGCGGTGCTGGTGATGGTCGGCCTGTGGATCCGGCTCGCGGTGGACGAGTCGCCGCTGTTCAAGGCCGCGCTGGCGGCCGCCGAGCGGAGCACCGAGCGGGAGAAGCCGCCGCTGGTGGCGGTGCTGCGCGACCACTGGCGGGACGTGCTGGTCGCGATGGGCGCCCGGATGGCGGAGAACATCTCGTACTAC
The window above is part of the Kitasatospora sp. NA04385 genome. Proteins encoded here:
- a CDS encoding 3-hydroxybutyrate dehydrogenase, coding for MDTTSAPPADRPLLGRTALVTGAASGIGRACAEAFAAAGAHVYVVDLAAAPAEELAAAIGGTAHVADLSDPDAVEALPTDADIVVNNAGLQHVAPVHEFPVERFTLIQRVMVEAPFRILRRTLPHMYEREWGRVVNISSVHGLRASAFKSAYVTAKHALEGLSKTVALEGAPYGVTSNCVNPAYVRTALVEQQIAAQALAHGIHEDEVVERIMLDRTAVKRLIEPDEVAQLAVWLCSPGASYVTGASLPVDGGWTAH
- a CDS encoding MFS transporter, which translates into the protein MAASPDAARPASLPRVVAASLIGTTIEWYDYFLYGSAAALVFGHVFFPKADPLTGTLLSFLTYAIGFAARPLGALVFGHFGDRIGRKKLLVLSLLLMGGATTLIGCLPTYDQVGVAAPVMLTGLRLVQGFALGGEWGGAVLLVSEHGDRGRRGFWASWPQGGAPAGNLLAAGVLSLMTAVQSDAAFLSWGWRVPFLLSAVLVMVGLWIRLAVDESPLFKAALAAAERSTEREKPPLVAVLRDHWRDVLVAMGARMAENISYYVLTTFVLAYAVTQTHLPKQTALNAVLIGSAVQFALIPAFGALSDRVGRKPVYLVGAVGVGVWAFVFFPMADTGSFVQLTAAVTVGLFFHSMMYAPQAAFFSELFATRTRYSGASIGAQFSSVAAGAPAPLIATALLKDYGSATPIAVYVAIAAAVTVVAVLCARETRGTDLEDAGAAARVDSVKAATTA
- a CDS encoding regulator encodes the protein MPQRPVIDSPAYRPLDPLDPRPTGAAETPPRAAEPAEPPAPAAGRAQNPQLAALIEESGFSHAGLARRVDQLGLEHGLDLRYDKTSVTRWLRGQQPRGATPALIAEVFTRRLGRRLTAQDVGLDACAPVYAGLEFAETPQEAVDIVASMWRKDNGPYAELRKIAFTPAGLVVPSRDWLIGRTDERVARDGTTLTPEELRSPPGARVPPQGPRRPANAAGAEPGTEHRETRPPVRVGRGDIAAIRAVGDLFRALDHAYGGGHARQALVRYLESEAEPMLRGRYGEQIGRALFGAVSDLTRLAGWTSFDIAAHGLAQRYFVQALRLSQAAGDRVLGGFVLTTMSQQAVHLGHAREAIQLARVAQQGVGTAAAPVVQALMHAAEARGHALAGDVRACTTALVRCERALATARSADEVPSWARYFDDAQLADEFAHCYRDLQQWRPAAQHAEKSLRLRAPAYARSRILCRLVLASARLGMGDVDEACSMATDSLRAAGEMRSARTVEYLRDFHRRLSPYRTTPAARAFEEATRQAGVV
- a CDS encoding VCBS repeat-containing protein, with product MYTSRGSASRRRSLLAVLATGTLLAAPLAVGTAAAAEPNAPLTAPAPAAQSPQDRALAEAERTGRPVEIPELLDEYDETLANPDGTFTRRSHVEPVRAKVDGAWRTPDATLRARPDGTLAPAAPTFPIVFSGGGTAPLASLTREGHTLAIGWPTALPTPVVDGSTARYPEVLPGVDLEVRADVDGFSEQLVVKTRQAAADPALAELRLLTTADGLDLSTADDGGIRARDRDGRTVFQAPAPTMWDTPAPKDPPRAARAALAADPAGPEPERDVHSARMGVQVEPGAIRITPDHALLTSPDARFPLVIDPVFTGGSRQKWAFTASSYPNSSFVAGAGWTSDNPTDEFRAGYSGDAKHQTYFTVGTGGLKGAQILGATLHTVETHSWGCSASAAGYTDLWVVGAWDHDPTWNWGLPRAARVNHDSFAGGNDTYCPNDLGHDFSGDGLRSWVQQVADNDGAALTLNLAAESSMEGNVNSYKRFKNNPYLEVTYNRAPVVDESAAYEGPWTPGGSGSKPVPCVTDPASWPVVGNNDLVLTAKVSDPDGTNTTAHFGVWKDAGGDVQSFDTVVGSGSWATDTVPANLFQDGVKYRWAAQARDGIAQSATTTQCGFTVDRSAPTAVGVAPADGKRIDVAEVPARVARTLRLTASDSNLAGFCWTLEQPVSVSNTRCQNGTWADAVNGAANVTVTPTSWPNARLHVVAYDKAGNRSSDPADGVQLIATRPADFVRPASATTTPAGHDLPGDLNGDGYPDVVAVSPQGVLRLYPGTGSGVAGTPVDLGGGWAGALVTHRGDLAGNRATTADVDGYEDYVVRGASGPDAGKLFVYPNDGLGRPNPAARRQLVHPTAADWSATTQVLATGDLDGRPGNDLLTVEGGRLYLYSGRTKAGGTTDTTAPFDLAGRTELGAGTDWSAVTLAAPGDLNGDGTADLVARDNRTGALTRYPGRGGGATAYTLGAGTPYGSPVAGRAGLLSLGNIQSAVTTETEWYDANDNGVEEPGERVPYRRSTPAAGQGAPDLLVATPAGGTVTYTEDGSTAKSAGCPGGCLLAYSADTSGPGALPRLAGGGSWGGEWLEGPSALGDRLMRDRTDYDRDGWTDLLARDSAGALWVYPGSGGSGVGTYGTRKLVCSGCGGYPVVRATDLDGDRTADLVMRDGGGTLSLWRGNGTPGDGTNWVGPTRIGVGWNGLSQLDFADLNGDGKVDAVGTDANGDLWLYPGTGRSTADGQLGSPVKIGTGWGGRDVLLGDVDDDGRTDVLAVVQGTGEMYAYRNTGGSGLQLLGDATLVGTGWWPGVHRPQLGDVNNDGLTDILDRDSDGNLWLYPGTGRTGTSAFGDRSLLGWGWQGYETYL